One segment of Pseudomonadota bacterium DNA contains the following:
- the fabZ gene encoding 3-hydroxyacyl-ACP dehydratase FabZ — protein sequence MAESFKMDIHQVLKQLPHRYPFLLVDRVRECTPGESIIAVKNVTVNEPYFVGHFPHRPVMPGVIILEALAQATGLLAFATVGSTPEDNVLYYFVGIDKARFRKPVEPGDQVVLKARLIRQIRGMWKFATEAEVDGQIVASAEMMCAPSEFDS from the coding sequence ATGGCAGAATCGTTCAAGATGGACATTCACCAGGTGCTCAAGCAATTGCCGCACCGCTATCCTTTTTTGCTGGTTGATCGAGTGCGGGAATGTACGCCAGGCGAGTCCATTATCGCGGTCAAGAATGTCACGGTTAACGAACCGTATTTCGTCGGCCATTTTCCGCATCGTCCGGTGATGCCTGGCGTCATTATTCTTGAAGCACTGGCTCAAGCCACTGGTCTTCTCGCCTTTGCCACCGTCGGCAGCACGCCGGAAGACAATGTGCTTTATTATTTTGTCGGTATTGATAAGGCGCGCTTTCGTAAACCGGTTGAGCCCGGCGACCAAGTGGTGCTGAAGGCCCGGCTGATACGTCAGATTCGCGGTATGTGGAAATTTGCGACGGAAGCCGAAGTGGATGGCCAAATTGTGGCGTCTGCCGAAATGATGTGTGCGCCCTCGGAATTTGACTCTTGA
- the lpxD gene encoding UDP-3-O-(3-hydroxymyristoyl)glucosamine N-acyltransferase, protein MAVRVSDLAVRFGCAVSGDKDRVVTRVGTLERADAECVSFLSNPKYRSLLEQTNAGAVILTEEDLPACQTTALIHANPYEIYARVAAFLHPAPAAEPGIATSASVASGASVANSASIGASAVIEEHATIGERVVIGPGCVVGAGATIGNDTRLVANVTVCHGITLGARNLIHPNTVIGADGFGIANTSDGWIKVPQLGSVTVGDDVEIGASTTIDRGAIDDTVIGNGVKLDNQIQIAHNVHIGDHSVIAACTGISGSTRIGKRCMIAGAVGFVGHLSICDDVVVTGQTMVNRSITEPGVYSSALPMDEARRWRRNSARFRKLDEMAKRLAALEKKLDS, encoded by the coding sequence GTGGCCGTACGTGTCAGCGACCTGGCCGTGCGCTTTGGCTGCGCTGTGTCGGGCGATAAGGATCGTGTAGTAACACGAGTGGGTACTCTCGAAAGAGCGGATGCGGAGTGCGTCTCGTTTTTGTCCAACCCGAAGTATCGATCACTGCTGGAACAGACAAACGCCGGTGCGGTGATTTTGACGGAAGAGGACTTGCCAGCCTGTCAGACCACCGCTCTGATACACGCGAATCCCTATGAGATTTATGCGCGCGTGGCGGCCTTTCTTCATCCAGCGCCGGCTGCCGAACCGGGTATTGCGACCTCCGCTTCGGTTGCATCTGGCGCGTCGGTAGCAAACAGCGCGAGCATTGGCGCGAGCGCCGTCATTGAAGAACATGCCACGATTGGTGAGCGTGTTGTGATTGGCCCCGGGTGCGTGGTCGGTGCCGGCGCCACCATTGGTAACGATACGCGCCTGGTCGCTAACGTGACGGTGTGCCATGGGATCACTTTGGGCGCTCGCAACCTGATCCATCCGAATACCGTTATTGGTGCCGACGGGTTTGGCATTGCCAATACCAGCGACGGCTGGATCAAGGTCCCCCAGCTTGGCTCCGTCACGGTGGGTGATGACGTGGAAATTGGTGCATCCACCACCATCGATCGCGGTGCGATCGATGACACGGTGATCGGCAACGGCGTGAAACTCGACAATCAAATTCAAATCGCGCACAACGTTCACATTGGCGATCATTCGGTCATCGCGGCGTGCACGGGTATCTCGGGCAGCACGCGTATCGGCAAACGCTGTATGATCGCCGGTGCCGTTGGTTTTGTCGGGCATTTATCAATATGCGATGATGTGGTGGTGACGGGGCAGACAATGGTTAATCGCTCGATCACCGAACCCGGGGTATACTCCAGCGCGCTGCCAATGGATGAGGCGCGTCGCTGGCGACGTAATAGCGCGCGGTTTCGCAAGCTCGATGAAATGGCTAAGCGGTTGGCCGCGTTGGAGAAGAAACTCGATTCTTAG
- the bamA gene encoding outer membrane protein assembly factor BamA, whose protein sequence is MRIVFWLTLAAVSAAATLASWPVLAQSDPNFVVRNIRLEGLQRISEGAVFNILPVDIGDEMNERRIQEALRATYRSGFFRDVTMRRDGSTLVVVMQERPSIASFDISGNKDIKTEDLRESLRSSGLAPGLSFDNTLLGEVEQFLTQEYFSRGKYGAVVETEVEELDDNRVKVAIDIVEGDRAQIRDINVVGNTVFGDEELTKDFEQKTPNWLSWFRKDDRYSKEALEGDLETLTSYYMDRGYADFNIESSQVAISPDKKAVFITINVSEGDIYTIDDVKLSGDLVVPEEQLKALVLLKPGQMFSRKLMTQTNEYIQFRLGQEGFARAEVQPLPQINREDKTIDVDLRVVSGERIYVRNIEFNGAQSINDETLRREMRQMEGGWLSNTAVERSEELVRRLPYIEEVSSETIPVPGSPDLVDIAFDIKEGLPGQWGGGVGYSGTQGVLLNGNFTHTNFLGTGNRVGLDLNAGRFSKVLSLSHTDPYRTPNGISRRASLAYRETTQFTSASSDFNTESMSAGLEYGIPLSDFSRFRFGGSFQNTELVVSSFFGSEQSLAFVNNNGSPFTVVNTDGGICGQPDIDDDPTDDIVPGLSNDVCGTEFNVFEVFLGYTYDSRNRFLFPTRGMRHLFNVGMTVPGSKTEYYVASYDFFGLLPLGGDFIASLNLELAFGDALNGTTDLPPFKNFFAGGPESVRGFQQGELGPFDSRGNPYGGNLKTLAQAELILPTPERFANQARVSLFYDVGNVFYTGSTPFREFNGSDRLIDYDFDIKELRQSVGVSVQWLAPLGTFKFSYAYPLDVQEDVRDADGNILRFGDQIERFQFTIGRSF, encoded by the coding sequence ATGCGAATAGTTTTTTGGTTAACCCTCGCTGCGGTTTCGGCGGCGGCGACATTGGCTTCTTGGCCCGTGCTCGCGCAGTCCGATCCGAACTTCGTGGTGCGTAATATTCGACTCGAAGGTCTGCAGCGAATCAGTGAGGGGGCCGTGTTTAATATTTTGCCGGTCGATATCGGCGACGAGATGAACGAGCGGCGCATTCAAGAAGCGTTGCGGGCGACCTATCGCTCCGGCTTTTTTCGAGATGTAACCATGCGCCGAGACGGCAGCACGCTTGTTGTGGTTATGCAGGAGCGACCGTCAATCGCCAGCTTCGATATATCCGGTAACAAGGACATCAAAACCGAAGACCTGCGCGAGAGCCTGCGCTCCTCGGGTCTTGCCCCTGGATTATCGTTTGACAACACGCTGCTGGGGGAGGTCGAACAGTTTCTGACCCAGGAATATTTCTCGCGAGGTAAATACGGTGCGGTGGTCGAGACAGAAGTGGAAGAGCTCGACGACAACCGGGTCAAAGTTGCCATCGACATTGTCGAAGGCGATCGCGCTCAAATTCGCGACATCAACGTCGTGGGTAATACTGTCTTTGGTGATGAGGAACTTACCAAAGACTTCGAGCAGAAGACGCCCAACTGGCTGTCGTGGTTTCGCAAGGACGACCGGTATTCCAAAGAGGCCTTAGAAGGCGATCTCGAAACGCTGACCTCGTATTACATGGATCGAGGGTACGCCGATTTCAATATCGAGTCGTCGCAGGTGGCGATTTCTCCGGATAAAAAGGCGGTGTTTATTACCATCAATGTGAGTGAGGGTGATATCTACACCATCGACGACGTTAAGCTGTCTGGCGACTTAGTCGTGCCGGAAGAGCAACTGAAGGCGCTGGTGTTGTTAAAGCCTGGACAGATGTTCTCGCGTAAGCTCATGACGCAGACGAACGAGTACATTCAATTCCGGTTGGGCCAGGAGGGCTTTGCACGAGCGGAGGTGCAGCCGCTGCCACAGATCAATCGCGAGGACAAAACCATCGATGTCGATCTGCGTGTGGTATCCGGCGAGCGAATTTATGTGCGAAACATTGAGTTCAATGGTGCACAGAGTATTAATGACGAAACGTTGCGTCGGGAAATGCGTCAAATGGAGGGCGGTTGGCTTTCCAATACCGCCGTGGAGCGTTCCGAGGAGTTGGTTCGACGATTGCCGTACATTGAGGAGGTCAGTTCCGAGACGATACCGGTGCCGGGCAGCCCCGACCTAGTGGATATCGCGTTCGATATTAAAGAAGGCCTGCCGGGTCAGTGGGGTGGCGGTGTGGGTTATTCTGGCACGCAGGGTGTGTTGCTGAACGGTAATTTCACCCATACCAATTTCCTTGGCACTGGCAATCGCGTGGGTTTGGATCTCAACGCCGGTCGTTTCAGTAAAGTGCTCAGTCTGTCTCACACCGACCCGTACCGCACGCCCAATGGCATTAGTCGACGCGCTTCGCTGGCGTATCGTGAGACCACACAGTTTACGTCGGCATCATCTGATTTTAACACCGAATCGATGAGCGCCGGGCTAGAATACGGCATTCCGCTGTCTGACTTTTCGCGCTTCCGATTTGGCGGGTCGTTCCAAAATACCGAGCTGGTGGTGAGTTCGTTTTTCGGTAGCGAACAATCGCTCGCCTTTGTGAACAACAATGGCTCACCGTTTACCGTAGTCAACACCGATGGCGGCATTTGCGGCCAGCCGGATATTGATGACGATCCGACTGACGACATTGTGCCGGGCCTATCCAACGACGTGTGCGGCACCGAATTCAATGTGTTCGAAGTGTTTTTGGGTTACACCTACGACAGTCGCAATCGGTTTCTGTTTCCGACGCGCGGTATGCGTCACCTGTTTAATGTGGGCATGACGGTGCCCGGCAGTAAAACGGAATACTACGTCGCATCCTATGACTTTTTTGGCTTATTGCCCTTGGGTGGCGATTTTATCGCGTCGTTGAATCTGGAGCTGGCCTTCGGTGACGCGCTAAACGGTACGACTGACCTGCCGCCATTTAAGAACTTCTTCGCAGGTGGGCCCGAATCGGTTCGTGGGTTCCAGCAAGGAGAACTCGGTCCGTTCGATTCTCGTGGTAACCCGTATGGCGGTAACCTCAAGACTCTGGCGCAAGCAGAGCTGATCTTGCCGACTCCTGAGCGCTTCGCCAATCAGGCTCGCGTTAGCCTGTTCTACGATGTCGGCAACGTGTTCTACACCGGATCGACACCGTTTCGCGAGTTCAATGGCTCGGATCGTTTGATCGATTACGATTTTGATATCAAAGAACTTCGTCAGTCAGTGGGCGTGTCGGTCCAGTGGTTAGCGCCACTCGGTACCTTTAAATTTAGCTATGCGTATCCGTTGGACGTGCAAGAAGACGTTCGCGACGCCGACGGCAACATTCTTCGGTTTGGCGATCAGATCGAGCGCTTTCAATTTACGATTGGGCGATCGTTCTAA
- the rseP gene encoding RIP metalloprotease RseP: MDILSLIQTILFALLAIGILVTVHEYGHYIVARKLGIKVLRFSVGFGKPIWRKRAGVDNTEYVVSRWPLGGYVKMLDSRDGDVAPQDRHRAFNHQPVFNRILVLLAGPVFNFILAIVFFWAVFVLGVAGMKPIVGEVRSDSRAAEAGLESDDLIVSVNGDDVLSWSDAHMAMLDAVINAPTIDLVVRNKDSQRTRRVTISELGDRKALTEPEALLTGLGVTPWAPTTVPLVGEVLSGSPASAAGFEIDDQLIRVADEPTPTRTDAMQRLRAYPDQQIEVVVLRDNQEQRLPVLLSSVSANGERIGRLGVTFKPSDAARAEWDDARVIRKMSLIPALGRAVSETGSMSVMMVSMLGKMLVGQVSVKNISGPLNIARFAGYTAKQGPTYYLRFLALLSLSLGVLNLLPIPMLDGGQVVYQVAEAIKGSPVSMRAELIGQQIGIALLLILMFFAFRNDLVSIFG, translated from the coding sequence TTGGACATCCTCAGTCTCATTCAAACCATACTGTTTGCTCTGTTGGCCATCGGTATTTTGGTCACCGTACACGAATATGGGCATTACATTGTGGCCCGCAAGCTCGGCATCAAGGTGCTGCGTTTCTCCGTTGGCTTTGGCAAGCCGATTTGGCGTAAACGTGCGGGCGTGGACAACACCGAGTATGTGGTGTCGCGCTGGCCCCTCGGGGGCTACGTCAAGATGCTCGATAGCCGAGACGGCGACGTAGCACCACAGGACCGGCATCGTGCGTTTAACCATCAACCGGTATTCAATCGCATACTGGTTTTGCTCGCCGGGCCGGTGTTCAATTTTATTCTAGCGATCGTCTTTTTCTGGGCGGTGTTTGTATTGGGCGTCGCCGGTATGAAGCCGATTGTCGGCGAGGTGCGGAGCGATTCGCGCGCGGCGGAGGCTGGCCTGGAATCGGATGATCTCATTGTGTCGGTCAATGGGGACGATGTGCTGTCGTGGAGCGATGCGCATATGGCCATGCTCGATGCCGTCATTAATGCACCGACCATCGATTTGGTTGTGCGCAATAAAGACAGCCAGCGCACACGTCGCGTCACGATTAGCGAACTTGGTGATCGCAAAGCGCTCACTGAACCCGAAGCCCTGCTCACTGGCCTAGGCGTAACACCTTGGGCACCCACCACCGTACCGCTGGTCGGTGAGGTGTTGAGCGGATCCCCAGCCTCGGCGGCAGGTTTTGAAATCGATGATCAGTTGATTCGTGTGGCGGATGAGCCCACGCCCACCCGCACGGACGCCATGCAACGGCTTCGTGCGTATCCGGATCAACAGATCGAGGTGGTTGTGCTTCGTGATAATCAGGAGCAACGATTACCTGTTCTTCTGTCATCAGTGTCCGCGAATGGCGAGCGCATTGGCCGGCTGGGCGTCACGTTTAAACCGAGTGACGCTGCGCGTGCTGAATGGGATGACGCACGCGTGATTCGCAAAATGTCATTGATTCCCGCGCTGGGTCGAGCGGTCTCGGAGACCGGCAGTATGTCGGTGATGATGGTCAGTATGCTGGGTAAAATGCTGGTGGGTCAGGTGTCGGTTAAAAACATCAGTGGGCCCCTAAACATTGCTCGGTTTGCCGGATACACGGCAAAACAAGGGCCCACGTATTATCTGCGCTTTTTGGCGCTATTGAGTCTGAGTTTGGGCGTGCTCAATTTACTGCCCATTCCCATGCTTGACGGCGGCCAGGTGGTCTATCAGGTCGCCGAGGCGATCAAGGGAAGCCCGGTATCAATGCGGGCCGAACTGATCGGCCAGCAGATTGGCATTGCGCTACTACTCATCCTAATGTTCTTTGCGTTTCGCAATGATCTGGTCAGCATTTTCGGCTAA